In Janthinobacterium sp. B9-8, the genomic stretch CTAAAGTGGCGATAAAGCTGTTGTAATAAGTACCATTTTGTACTGCTAAATGGCCTTCAAACCAGGCAACTCCTGGTGCAATTCCTTTGCCATTGATGGTCCACAGTTTTTTTGCGCCATCATATGAAAAACAAGAATTAGAGCTTGAAAAGCCCTCACAAATTGTTTTACTTGAAGCCACGGCTGGGCTTGTGCATTGCGGTGCAGATACCGCGCCTGATACCGCCGTACAAAGATAGTCTTTTTTGTTATTGGCATAAGAGCCAATAAAGTAATCGCCTTCGGCTACGCCCGTTATTCGTTTGACCTTCACTTTCATGCGGCCATCGCTATCGGTATAAAAAGCGTAATTAGCCAGCTCTTTATAGGCATAGGCATCAAAGCTATCGTCGGGGGTGAGCGTAACGACGGGAACATTAACGATCAAATCGGGCACAACGCTGATCATGCGGGTATTAAACCAATCGCCGGGTTTGCTTACACCTAGCTTTACTTTATCAAATTTGGGCTTGCCCGTTGCACCTGTATAGCCTGCGGTCACGTCAAACTGGGGCAAGGTAGTGATTTCAAAGTGATCAACTATAGGGTTAAAGCTATATGCCGTTTGGTAGCCTGTTTCTAGCTTTGCACCCCCATTGGTGATATTCAGCGCGCCACCTGCTAACAGATCAAGTACTTCTGTTGAGTTGTCGATTTCGATATTGCCATTGGCGGCGGCGTGATTAATGATGCCGTTGTTATCCAGTAAGAGATTGCCGCGGGAGAGCAGGGCTTTGGAACTGGTGCTGCCCGTGAGTGTGATATTGCCATTGGCGTGCAGCAAGCCAAAGCTGCTGCCAGAGGTGATTGTAATATTGCCGGTAGAGCGGATAATGCCAACGCCTGTGATTGAATTACCACCAGTTTCTACATTGCCGTTGACGCGGATTTCCATATTATGGATGTCGCCTTCAAATAACTTGATGGCACCACCCAGCTTTAAATCACTATTAAACATCACCACCCCACGAGAGGGGCGCGATGGTAGCGTGGCAGGCGTCACTGCGATATTTGCGCTAAGCCTTGAGCTGGATGCAAGGCTTGTGCCAGTGCCCGCCATGCCCGTTACTACAAGGGTGAACTGAGCAGGATTCGCCCCTGCAGCGGCAGTTGCGCCAGTAAGCTGCAGTGTGATGTCATTAACCCCGTTTAAAGTCATATTTTGCGGTGCGCTTGCAACTACCGTTGCCAGCGTTTGCAACTGAGCCGCCGTCATTCTTTGAAAAACAGACTGGGCAATATCCAGCCCCTGCCAAGCCCGCATCTGTGCCTGTGTGGCGGCCAGCGAGGTGTTTTGCTGCTCTTGCATGCTTTTTACATAGAAATTAGAGCCTAAAACAGTTGCACCAAGGGCCATGCCCACAAAAATGAGGATCAGGACGGTGGCCATGCCTTTTTGCTGGTTTTTCATGGGGAAACCACTAGGTTTGATAAGCAGCTTTGCGAGCGAATGGCCTGCCCAGTTGCATTGTTTGATTGGATCGTAACGGTGGCTTTGCCTAGGCTGGCATAGCCAAACTGGCTGCATGTGCCCGCTGTATTACTCAGTACAAAATTAAAAGTACCAAGGCTTGCGAGTGGTTTGGCGGGGGGCCAGCTGGCAGTAGACCATTCGGTAAGGGCACTGCAGTTGATGGGGCCGAGCAGCATCAGGCCTTTATCAGGTGCAGCAAAAAGAGCCGAGCATTCAAAATTAGTGCCGAGATTGCGCAGCCAGACAAGGGCATTGGCCGTTTCGCCACTGGCTGCAGTCGTGCCGCTTAGCTTATTGGCTACAGAGAAAGCCGCGCCTTTAAGCGCAATGATATGGCTGCTTACGCTGGCATCAGTAATACCAAAGCCGGCGTCTTGCAGCAGAATGGGCGCGATGGTCATGGCGCTGCTTCTTTCGGCATCTTGCTTACTGATTTGAGTGGTATCGGTGGATATTTTTATGGAGTGGCGAAACAGGGTGAGCATAGCCACGGCCGTGATCAGCGAGATGGTGATGCCCACCATCATGCTGATTAAAGAAACACCACTTTGCGATTTAATTGAGCGATATAACACCATCGCCCCCAATCAGTGCTGCATTCGCTGAATCTTGTTTGGTGGTTAAGCTAGAGCCTGTAATGGGCGAATTGGGGGCCGCTGCTACATCAATGGTTTGGCCCGCTACTGTCGCTGTAAAGGCGCTGCGCTGGCACTGGGCGG encodes the following:
- a CDS encoding PilW family protein, encoding MVLYRSIKSQSGVSLISMMVGITISLITAVAMLTLFRHSIKISTDTTQISKQDAERSSAMTIAPILLQDAGFGITDASVSSHIIALKGAAFSVANKLSGTTAASGETANALVWLRNLGTNFECSALFAAPDKGLMLLGPINCSALTEWSTASWPPAKPLASLGTFNFVLSNTAGTCSQFGYASLGKATVTIQSNNATGQAIRSQSCLSNLVVSP